The genomic DNA AGGCTAGACAGCACGCGGACGCTGGAGGCGCGCCGGTCTCCTTCCATGCAGGCGCGGATCTCGTCTTCGTCGAGTCGCGCCCAGTAGGGGAAGGAAGCGCGGTCGTCGCCGCGGAGGCGGGGACGGACGACCAGGAGCAGGAGTGCGGCTGCGATGCCGAGGGTGAGGACTGCGAGTGCGCCGAACGTCTTGGTCGGCTGCGGCAGGTCCTTGTCGGCGACGGACGCGAGTCCGGCGAGCACGGCGCCGTTGAAGGCGAGGAGTAAGGAGGCCTTGCTGTCGGTGCGTCCGATCTCGCCTGCGACTGCGGCGCAGGCGGCGTCCAGATTCTTGTCGGTGAGCGAAGCCGGGACCACGGTGGTCATGGGCGGTCGTTCTCCTTTATGCGGCGGGTTGGCGGGCGGGTGCGGGGATGTAGCTGAGCGGGTCGGCGGGGGTGCCGTCGTGGCACTCAAGGCAGCTTCCTAGGCTGCGCAAAGGTGTTGGCGGAGTGCACTTGTTCCGTAGCCGCGGTATTCCAGTGCCAAGTCGCCGCGTGTCGGCGTCCTCGTCGAAGTGCCCAACCGGGTACGGATGAACGTGCTCAGGCGCCAAGCCGTGGGCATTCTGTGCGGGAGGTCTCGGAAGGGCTCGTGGTGCGATCCCGAGACAGGGATGATCACCTCATGATGCGAGGTGCCTTCGACGACGTCCCCGTGACCGCACTCTTCCCTCTCCTGGAGGCTGCGGATGTGGACTCCTTGAATCAGGCGGCTGGCACGGTCGATACGGCTCGTGCAGGTAGAGACACGGCGGATTGGGAGTGGGCCCTGGAACACGCAGGCTTCCCAGGCACACAGCTGGGGACTCCGGTCGTCCTTGGGCTGGATGTCATCGAGCACGCCGAGGGAGGCGACCAGCTGGAATTTTTGCTCCAGGTGGTGTGGACCGACCTAGGTCGGCTCGCGGTCGACACGGCGGTGAACGTGGCCTGCTGGTGCGAGACCGATCACGCCACCCATGACATCGACGCCCTGAGGCTCGTGGTTGGCGAGGAGACCTCGTTGCCCGAAGCATTCCGTGCCGGCGCTGAACGTCTGACCGGCTGGCTGGCCGATCCTCACGACGCCGACCACTGGCGTGCCAAAGCGGGATTGCCTCCCCGGTGGGTCCCCTGAGGGTCCGGCGCCGAGCACGTTCGTCTGTACCGGACTGGGTACGTTCACGTGCACGCCGACACCGCGGAAGCCGCGTGGGCCATCGCCTGTCCTCGGACAAGCAGGGCAAGGAACGGGCTGGCTGCGTTCCTTGCAAGGCAAGATCGGTCGTGTGATACGCGATCCTCGTGACGATGCCGAGTTGCTGGCCCTGGTTCGCCGCTATGTCACGCCCGAGCGGCGTTATCTAAAGCTCGGCGGCGGCTTGCTGCGCATGCAAAGTCGAGGGCGGGCTACAGTCCGCGGGCGTCGGCGAGGCTCGCGGCCTGTTCGAGCATGCGCATCGGGACACGGCCGGTGCCCCAGGCGTCGTTGAAGCCGGGCACCGAGTCGACGTCGTCGCCGAACTGGCGGCGGATCGCGTCCAAGAGCACGGTGGCGGCGTCGGCTTCCAGGTGGCGGTCGCCGCCGGCTTCGATGCGGATGGCTCCGAGCATGCAGCGGGCGCCGTCGGCGTCGACCAGGGCGTCCTTGCACCAACCGCCGCTGACGAGTCGCTGGTGGGCGCGCTGCAGGAGGGCCGCGACCGGTGTCGGGTACAGGTCGGGCAGCGGGGCGGGTCCTGTGTTGAGGGGGCCGGTGACAACGTCGGTCAGGTCGATGGGCTTGGTCTCGATGTGGGCGGTGTTGACCTCATACGCGATGGCCGCTTCGTCGAGGCGTGCCGTCATCGCTGCGTTGACGAGAGTGAGGCGTTCCTCGAGGGACAGCGGTGGGGCGGCTGAAGGCGCCGCGGTGGTCGGATCAGGGCGGCCGAGGGAAGGCAGGCGGGTGGACATCGGCGCTCCGTACGCTCGCAGGCGCTGCCGTCATTCGGGCAGCGCCTGCGGGGTGTGGTGGTGGGGATGGGCGGGCCGTGGGCGTCAACGTGGTTGGCGCGCGGGGCTGTTGCCCGCCTGTAGCGAGGGCGGGCAGCCTGTAGGCAGGGCGGCCAAGGGGAGGCGCGGCGTGAAATTCGTGTTCGTGTGCGGCTGGTGCAGCGAGGAATGCGTGGTGTTCTGTCGGCGGGCTGGATTTTGGGGGAACCAGTTCGAAGATCCTGAAGAGTTCGACTGCTGGTCCTGCGGGGGGACGAGCACGACGCCGTACAGCCCCTGGACTCCGGCTGATTGAGGTCACCGACAGCAGCTGGTGCCGCGTCTTTTCTTCGCCGGGGGTCCTGGTCTACAGGCTGGAGATGAGTCCGGCGAGTGAGGTGAGCGCGCTGTTGATGAGGGGCGCCAGGCCGGTCGCGGCGAGGGTGAAGCCGAGCAGGGTGCAGGCGAGCATGGATCCGAACCTCACGTAGCCGCCCTTCATCAGGACGGCCACGATGACGGCCAGCAGCACGGCGGCGGACACGGAAAAGGCCACGATCGGTCTCCTTGGTGGGTTGGTCCGGCCGGGGCGTCCAGCCGTCAGCTGTGCGAACGGGGCCCGGGCCAGGGGCGCGGGCCGCTCTACGTGCGTCAGTCCTGGAGGACCGGTCCGAGGTCGGCGCGCAGTTCGCGGAGCACGTCCTCGTCGGCTCCGACCGGCACCAGGACCTCGCGGGCCTTGCTGCCGTCGGCCGGGCCGACCAGTCCGCGCTCTTCCAGCGCGTCCAGCAGGACGCCGGCGAGAGCGAACCCGACGCGCAGCTTGCGCTGCAGCATCGACTGCGATCCGAACCGGGTGGTGACCACCAGATCGGCGGCCAACATCAGCAGCTCACCGTCGACTCCTTCGGGCAGCTGCTCGCTGTCCGGGCTGTCCCGGTCGGGGGCGGCGGTGACGTCGGTTGCGGCCGGGGCGTACAGGCCGTGGTCAACCTGCTTGAGGCGGCCGTCGGCGACCAGGTCGGACAGGACGTTGCGGATGGTGCCGGCGGCCGCGTCGACCTGGTCGCGGACCTCCTTGGCCGTCATCTCCCGGTCGACGACCGCGAGGATCTTGTCTTTGACGGTGGTCTTCTTCGGCTTGCGGGCCGCCGGCGGGGGCGGGGTGAACGAGCCGATGAACGCCGCGCCCCCGCCGTCAGCGTCGTCGTCTTCCTTGCCGGTGGGCGGGGGCATCGTCCACTCGTGCCACAGACCGAGCGCGCTGAGGGCCTCGATCTCGCGGTCAGTGAGCGTGTTGATGGCGCCGCTCTCCGGGAAGATCTCGTCGAGTCCGTCGGGGGAGCCGTCGTCGGGCAGGTGCACGTACAGGGTGCGCATCATGGTCGCGTCGGAGCCGGTGACGGTGTGCCCCATGCCCTGCGTGGTCTCCCCTGGGACATCGGTGGCGGTGCCGAGCATGCGGTCCATCAGCGACATGTGCGCGCCGAGCCGGTCGGGAATCGGCGGGAGGTCTGTGTCTGCGGCGAGGCCGCCGGTGGCCTGCCGGGCGGCGATCCCGCCGGTGATGCGCAGGACGACACCGATGCCGCCCTGGACCTGGTCGCGCAGCGAGCTGCTGCCGCCGAGTTTGTCGAGGTTGAGGGACTGCCCGGCGAAGATCACGCCGATGCCGAACTTGCGTCCCTCGCGGGCGAGGACGTCCGTCATCTGCGCGATGTCGTCGCCGAACAGGTCGTCCCCGACGAGGCTGTTGAACTCATCCAGGACCAGCGTCAGGGCCGGGTAGGGGGAGTGCGGGGAGTAGTCGTGGCCGGCTTCCTCGTTCATCTGGCCGCGGATGTCCATCAGGGCGACCGCGGCCTTCAGCAGCCACCAGGTGAAGATCGCGCCGGAGCCCTGCCGGTCGACGTGCCGGCCGACCGCGGACATCTGCGCGTCGGGCCGGGCGGAGGTCACCCAGCTCGCCATCCCGGCCAGCGCCCACGCCGCGCACATCAGCGCCAGCGAGACGGTCTTGCCGGAGCCGGTGACACCGACCAGGAAGCCGTGGAAGGTGCCGGACGCGGAGCGCATGTGGACTTTGGCGTCGGTGCCGTCGTGGGCGGTGCCGATGGTGTAGCGGCCGTAGGCGTCCAGGGTGAGCAGTGCGCGGGTGGCACGGCGGGCCACCCGCAGCGGCGCGGCCTCGTAGAGGGTGACGAGGACTTCGTTGCCGCGGCTTTCGGTGACCAGCCGCATCTCTTCGGCTTTGACGCCGAACGCGGAGCACAGCTGGTCGTAGTTGACGCGGGCGACCTCGCCGGGCTCGACCTGGGCGAGGATCATGCCGCGGGCGGGGAGCTGGCCGCGGGCGGGCTGGCGTTCCACACGGACGATGGTGCTGCCGGGGATAGCGCCGCCGGGCCGGGAGATGAGCGCCGACCAGAGGTCGTCGATGCTGCGGCCGCCTTCCTGGGTGGGGGCGACGGTGAGCCGGATGCGGCCGGGCCCGTGCTCCGTCTCGCGCAGCGACACGGCCAGCGTCGGCACACCGAAGCAGGCGGCGATGGCGTCGGCCTCAATCCGGCCGACGGGCTTGCCCTGCGGAGCGACGATGTCGCAGCTGAAGTCCGGGTGGCTGGCCGACACGATCTGCTGCACATTCTCCAGCCGCGTCTGGGGCGCCACTTCGTGCTGGTCCCACAGCCGCATCACCAGCCCGGCGAACCCGGACGGGTAGACGGTGGTCAGGTCGCCGGGCGGAGTCCAGGTGGAGCGGCTGGCGGGCAGCCAGGCGGACATCAGGGCACCCCATCCGAGGGCGAGGGGGATCTCCCACCAGCTGTTGCCAGGGGCGACGGCGGCCGCGGTGTAGACCGCGCTGCCGGTGAGCGGTCCAAGGAGCCGCTGCCCCGAGCGGATCGCCTTGCGGAAGTCGCCGGCCTTGACGCGCTGGTACAGCCACCAGGTGCTGACACCGCTGATCGCGGCGACGGACGCGTGGGCGGGCAGCAGCTCCATGCTGGGCAGCACCGCGAGGGCGGCGGTGGATGCCCCGTAGGCGGCGAGTTCTGTTTTCGCCCGTGTGGGCATCCTGCGCATCACGGCAGATCAGTCCTTTCCGCATTGAGGGCAACCACGTGGGGGCTGCACCCGGATCGGGTGCAGCCCCCACGAGGTCGTGCGAGTCGTTCGGTCGGGTGCTGGTCAGATGGGCCGGTAGAAGCCGGGCTTGGCCTGTCGGGCCCTCGATGCGGTGGCGGCGGCGTGGATGGGCCCGTACTCCGCCTGGTGGGCGGCCTTGACCTCGATTGCGGCCTGGTGAGTCTGCTCGGCCGAGCTCAGCAGCCGCTTGCAG from Streptomyces avermitilis MA-4680 = NBRC 14893 includes the following:
- a CDS encoding Pycsar system effector family protein produces the protein MTTVVPASLTDKNLDAACAAVAGEIGRTDSKASLLLAFNGAVLAGLASVADKDLPQPTKTFGALAVLTLGIAAALLLLVVRPRLRGDDRASFPYWARLDEDEIRACMEGDRRASSVRVLSSLAVRKYRHLRRAVDLSLTAMALLAVAAAGAAL
- a CDS encoding DUF6197 family protein: MSTRLPSLGRPDPTTAAPSAAPPLSLEERLTLVNAAMTARLDEAAIAYEVNTAHIETKPIDLTDVVTGPLNTGPAPLPDLYPTPVAALLQRAHQRLVSGGWCKDALVDADGARCMLGAIRIEAGGDRHLEADAATVLLDAIRRQFGDDVDSVPGFNDAWGTGRVPMRMLEQAASLADARGL
- a CDS encoding DNA translocase FtsK, with amino-acid sequence MRRMPTRAKTELAAYGASTAALAVLPSMELLPAHASVAAISGVSTWWLYQRVKAGDFRKAIRSGQRLLGPLTGSAVYTAAAVAPGNSWWEIPLALGWGALMSAWLPASRSTWTPPGDLTTVYPSGFAGLVMRLWDQHEVAPQTRLENVQQIVSASHPDFSCDIVAPQGKPVGRIEADAIAACFGVPTLAVSLRETEHGPGRIRLTVAPTQEGGRSIDDLWSALISRPGGAIPGSTIVRVERQPARGQLPARGMILAQVEPGEVARVNYDQLCSAFGVKAEEMRLVTESRGNEVLVTLYEAAPLRVARRATRALLTLDAYGRYTIGTAHDGTDAKVHMRSASGTFHGFLVGVTGSGKTVSLALMCAAWALAGMASWVTSARPDAQMSAVGRHVDRQGSGAIFTWWLLKAAVALMDIRGQMNEEAGHDYSPHSPYPALTLVLDEFNSLVGDDLFGDDIAQMTDVLAREGRKFGIGVIFAGQSLNLDKLGGSSSLRDQVQGGIGVVLRITGGIAARQATGGLAADTDLPPIPDRLGAHMSLMDRMLGTATDVPGETTQGMGHTVTGSDATMMRTLYVHLPDDGSPDGLDEIFPESGAINTLTDREIEALSALGLWHEWTMPPPTGKEDDDADGGGAAFIGSFTPPPPAARKPKKTTVKDKILAVVDREMTAKEVRDQVDAAAGTIRNVLSDLVADGRLKQVDHGLYAPAATDVTAAPDRDSPDSEQLPEGVDGELLMLAADLVVTTRFGSQSMLQRKLRVGFALAGVLLDALEERGLVGPADGSKAREVLVPVGADEDVLRELRADLGPVLQD